From Daphnia pulicaria isolate SC F1-1A chromosome 4, SC_F0-13Bv2, whole genome shotgun sequence, one genomic window encodes:
- the LOC124338345 gene encoding uncharacterized protein LOC124338345 yields MEFISHRQREKVVSFIAHLFLRTLQQVMENEKTFRRKMTLLSGGWPLDPHVECGFNYKYFPIDSVLRFNLVEDLILWRQGYSSHLEESILCTLKPENMINIDTMIVGILVCLFSRNRVILQHFQNFEATFEKSSIISTILRTAARKHGPYLDVVSCTSIMKNWFYPKTIIPITYGYI; encoded by the exons ATGGAGTTCATCAGCCACCGCCAACGTGAAAAGGTTGTGTCATTCATCGCGCATTTGTTCTTGCGCACACTTCAACAAGTGATGGAAAATG AGAAAACTTTCAGGCGGAAAATGACGTTGTTGTCCGGCGGATGGCCCCTGGATCCCCACGTCGAGTGCGGATTCAACTACAAATATTTCCCGATTGACAGCGTCTTGAGGTTTAACCTGGTGGAGGATCTCATTCTCTGGCGTCAAGGATATAGTTCCCATTTG GAAGAAAGCATACTTTGTACTCTGAAGCCGGAGAATATGATTAATATCGACACCATGATTGTCGgcattttggtttgtttgttttccaggAACAGAGTGATCCTCCAacactttcaaaattttgaagccaCATTCGAAAAGTCCTCCATCATTTCGACGATTCTGA GAACTGCAGCGAGAAAACACGGACCCTATCTGGACGTCGTTTCGTGCACGTCAATCatgaaaaattggttttatccCAAAACCATAATACCAATAACATATGGTTACATTTAA
- the LOC124337759 gene encoding serine protease SSP1-like, translating to MAKHLPLTRTAIIFLIATLLLFYSYSSSEYSVQKTTGNEWQEPEQLEASDSMRMTDSDVAKANQYPYMVALMMFDPETEAYSQFSCGRSLISRTHVLTAAHCVCVGDTTEAIEIDQLVFLGVHFIDETDNDAESVKNVRRIKIHEKYDPENWQIAGSNNVDFVNP from the exons ATGGCCAAGCATCTTCCGTTAACAAGAACCGCCATCATCTTTTTAATAGCCACTTTGCTCCTGTTTTACTCCTACTCGTCTAGCGAATACAGTGTCCAGAAAACAACCGGAAATGAATGGCAGGAACCGGAACAATTAGAGGCAAGCGACAGCATGAGAATGACTGACAGCGACGTCGCTAAAGCGAATCAGTACCCCTACATG GTGGCGTTAATGATGTTCGATCCTGAAACCGAAGCGTACTCTCAATTTTCCTGTGGACGATCTTTGATTAGTCGAACTCACGTCTTGACAGCTGCCCACTGCGTGTGCGTTGGCGACACAACCGA AGCAATCGAAATTGACCAGTTGGTCTTTTTGGGGGTCCACTTCATCGACGAAACAGACAACGACGCCGAGTCGGTGAAAAACGTCCGCAGGATCAAAATTCACGAGAAATACGATCCCGAAAACTGG CAAATTGCCGGTTCTAATAATGTAGATTTTGTGAATCCTTGA
- the LOC124338360 gene encoding trypsin-1-like, which yields MSRLRQSGTAILFLVAVLLSYSGPAEGGQNAKTFPSTLNDTGSKWQTLEEFGEESNEEMRMVGSVVAQRNQYPYMVSLGLERNGRVYKSCGGSLISMNEILTAAHCVTEKGFTKLKDPENWIVLLGAHELSGRRNDAQLSIKVVKIKIHEKYNPNNYFNDIAILMLGHHVKFTESISPVCLPPDGSADSYDGREVYAKGWGHTQEKGTASDFLRHVTKIVVPTETCRRVFKSFEYQDHMMCAYEPGKGTCQGDSGGPLVVKSTGPKCKYEQVGIVSWGIGCARSGYPGVFMRVTSFLPWIKMNRLNTQW from the exons atgaGCCGATTACGCCAGTCTGGGACCGCCATTCTCTTTTTAGTGGCCGTCCTGTTGTCTTACTCTGGCCCAGCCGAAGGCGGCCAAAACGCGAAAACATTTCCGTCAACTCTGAACGACACCGGAAGTAAGTGGCAGACTCTTGAGGAATTTGGGGAAGAAAGTAACGAGGAGATGCGAATGGTCGGCAGTGTCGTCGCTCAACGGAATCAGTACCCCTACATG GTATCATTGGGGCTTGAACGCAATGGCCGCGTTTATAAATCCTGTGGTGGCTCACTAATCAGCATGAATGAAATCCTGACAGCTGCTCATTGTGTCACCGAAAAAGGATTTACAAA aCTAAAAGACCCGGAGAATTGGATCGTTCTACTGGGCGCCCACGAACTGAGCGGAAGGCGGAACGACGCCCAACTGTCAATCAAAGtcgtcaaaatcaaaatccacGAGAAATACAATCCCAACAATTAT TTCAACGACATCGCCATCCTAATGCTGGGCCATCACGTCAAGTTCACCGAATCCATCTCGCCCGTCTGTTTGCCTCCGGATGGATCCGCCGATAGTTACGACGGCAGGGAGGTGTACGCCAAGGGCTGGGGACACACGCAAGAAAAAGGAACCGCCTCAGATTTCCTTCGGCATGTCACTAAAATAGTTGTTCCTACCGAGACATGCCGGCGAGTTTTCAAATCCTTCGAGTACCAAGATCACATGATGTGCGCTTACGAGCCCGGAAAAGGAACTTGCCAA GGCGATAGTGGCGGTCCGCTCGTCGTCAAATCGACTGGACCGAAATGCAAATATGAACAAGTTGGGATCGTCAGCTGGGGAATCG GATGTGCTAGAAGTGGATACCCAGGCGTTTTCATGAGAGTGACGTCATTCCTGCCCTGGATCAAGATGAACAGATTGAACACGCAATGGTAA
- the LOC124338294 gene encoding chymotrypsinogen 2-like, with amino-acid sequence MAQYFPSRTAVFFLAVVLLFYSGPASGNSRVPKTERFAPTSDETRNEWQTAAEQLEESDSHQTRMVNSDVTLENEYPYMVALLKFNNETQGKFDYQCGGSLISPSHILTAAHCVEENHKAYPTKWIKVALGAHFINDTSSDAQLTKTIVRIKIHEDYDRTELANDIAILTLKSPVKFTETISPICLPPPESNDQYEGELAIVKGWGDTGEDEGGSEVLHHAVKKIISNSQCQKLYGDTKIFNHNVCTYRRGKHFCFGDNGSPLVIETDILDNTNEANDINQKCQWIQVGIASWGFCGAQQSIGHVPDVYTRVTSFLPWIKKEMKRLSSKQSRPNSIRMNAIGRRV; translated from the exons ATGGCCCAGTATTTTCCGTCAAGAACCGCCGTCTTCTTTCTAGCGGTCGTTCTGCTGTTTTACTCTGGCCCAGCTAGTGGCAATAGCAGAGTCCCGAAAACCGAAAGGTTTGCGCCAACTTCGGATGAAACCAGAAATGAATGGCAGACAGCAGCGGAACAATTAGAGGAAAGCGACAGCCATCAGACGAGAATGGTTAACAGTGACGTCACTTTAGAGAACGAGTACCCCTATATG GTGGCGTTATTAAAGTTTAATAATGAAACTCAAGGAAAGTTTGACTACCAATGTGGGGGATCTTTAATTAGTCCAAGTCACATCTTGACAGCTGCCCATTGTGTTGAAGAAAACCACAA GGCATACCCAACTAAATGGATCAAAGTCGCTTTGGGTGCCCACTTCATCAACGATACGAGCAGCGACGCCCAGTTAACGAAAACCATCGTCCGAATCAAAATCCACGAAGATTACGATAGGACAGAATTGG CCAACGACATCGCCATCCTGACGCTGAAGTCGCCCGTCAAGTTCACCGAGACAATTTCTCCCATTTGTTTGCCTCCGCCGGAATCCAACGACCAATACGAAGGCGAATTGGCCATCGTCAAAGGATGGGGTGATACGGGAGAAGATGAAGGAGGGTCGGAAGTCCTCCACCACGCCGTCAAGAAGATCATCTCCAACTCGCAATGTCAGAAATTGTACGGAGatacaaaaattttcaacCATAATGTGTGCACCTACAGACGCGGCAAACACTTTTGCTTT GGTGATAATGGAAGTCCATTGGTCATAGAAACGGACATACTGGACAACACCAACGAGGCCAACGACATCAATCAGAAATGCCAGTGGATTCAAGTCGGGATCGCCAGCTGGGGCT TCTGCGGTGCGCAGCAGAGTATAGGCCACGTACCGGACGTTTACACTCGAGTGACATCGTTCCTGCCCTGgatcaagaaagaaatgaagcgCCTGTCATCTAAACAATCTAGACCAAATTCAATAAGAATGAATGCGATTGGACGACGCGTTTGA